In Mastacembelus armatus chromosome 5, fMasArm1.2, whole genome shotgun sequence, a single genomic region encodes these proteins:
- the kbtbd8 gene encoding kelch repeat and BTB domain-containing protein 8 — protein MAASGEALKPLPVQNGTPPTANYNGVDAVHACNILQQLKALYDEAQLTDIVVEVDHGKTFSCHRNVLAAISPYFRSMFTSGLTESSQREVRIVGVESESMHLVLDYAYTSRVTLSESNVQALFTAASIFQIPALQDQCAQFMISRLDPQNCIGVYMFADAYGHQELRERSQDYIRKKFLCVSWEQEFLQMTKDQLVSILNNDDLNVEKEEHVYESIVRWVEHDLAGREAHLAEVFSQCIRLPLLDEAFLSRIPAPFACALSLSKDTAEAKAHLTNTNGCQQRLGMTASEMVICFDAAHKHSGKKQTVPCLDTVSGKVFKLCKPPNDLREVGILVSSENDIYIAGGYRPSNSEVCIDHRAESDFWQYEHAGNRWLPRAPLLRARIGCRLVHCCGKLYALGGRVYEGDGRNALKSVECYDARDNCWTAVSPMPVAMEFHSAVEYKDRIYVLQGEYFFCFDPRKDYWSHLAPMSVPRSQGLAALYKNCIYYIAGICKNHQRTFIVEVYDIEKNTWCRKRDLPFDQATSPYIKAMLLQGKLHLFVRATQVMVEEHVFRTSRKNSLYQYDDEADVWTKVYETPDRLWDLGRHFECVVAKLYPQCLQKVL, from the exons ATGGCTGCCAGTGGAG AGGCATTGAAGCCGTTACCAGTACAAAATGGGACACCTCCAACAGCCAACTACAACGGGGTAGATGCTGTTCATGCCTGTAACATTCTTCAGCAGCTCAAAGCCTTGTATGATGAAGCACAGCTTACAGACATTGTGGTAGAGGTGGACCATGGCAAGACTTTCTCATGTCACCGAAATGTCCTTGCAGCAATCAGCCCGTATTTTAG GTCCATGTTCACCAGTGGCCTTACAGAGAGCAGTCAGCGTGAGGTCAGAATTGTTGGGGTGGAATCTGAATCCATGCACCTTGTCTTAGATTATGCCTACACGTCCAGAGTCACTCTCTCAGAGTCCAATGTCCAGGCCCTATTCACTGCAGCCAGCATTTTCCAGATACCTGCCCTTCAAGACCAGTGTGCCCAGTTCATGATCAGCAGGCTTGACCCCCAGAACTGTATTGGGGTATATATGTTTGCTGATGCCTATGGGCACCAGGAGTTGAGGGAACGTTCACAAGACTACATCCGGAAAAAG tttttgtgtgtgtcatgggAGCAAGAGTTTCTCCAGATGACCAAGGACCAGCTGGTCAGTATTTTAAACAATGATGACCTCAATGTAGAGAAAGAAGAGCATGTCTATGAGAGCATTGTCCGTTGGGTGGAACACGATCTGGCTGGCCGTGAGGCTCACCTGGCTGAGGTTTTTTCCCAGTGCATCCGTCTGCCCTTACTTGATGAGGCCTTTCTCAGTCGGATACCTGCCCCCTTTGCTTGTGCCCTGTCCTTGTCTAAAGACACTGCTGAGGCCAAGGCCCACCTTACTAACACCAATGGTTGCCAACAGCGCCTGGGTATGACTGCTTCTGAGATGGTCATCTGCTTTGACGCCGCTCACAAACACTCAGGGAAGAAGCAGACGGTGCCTTGTCTGGACACAGTCTCAGGAAAGGTGTTCAAGCTCTGCAAACCACCCAATGATCTCCGGGAGGTTGGTATCTTGGTGTCCTCAGAGAATGACATCTACATTGCTGGTGGTTACCGGCCGAGCAACAGTGAAGTGTGCATAGACCATCGAGCGGAGAGTGACTTTTGGCAGTATGAACATGCAGGCAATCGATGGCTTCCCCGTGCACCTCTGCTGAGAGCAAGGATAGGCTGCAGACTTGTCCACTGCTGTGGGAAGCTTTATGCTCTGGGAGGCCGAGTTTATGAGGGTGATGGGAGAAATGCATTAAAATCAGTAGAATGCTATGATGCCAGGGATAACTGTTGGACGGCAGTCAGTCCTATGCCAGTGGCCATGGAGTTTCACAGTGCTGTTGAGTACAAGGACCGCATCTATGTCCTCCAAG gtGAATATTTCTTCTGCTTTGATCCACGTAAGGACTATTGGAGTCATCTGGCCCCAATGAGTGTCCCTCGGAGTCAGGGTCTGGCTGCCTTGTATAAGAACTGCATCTACTACATCGCTGGCATCTGCAAGAACCACCAGCGCACTTTTATTGTGGAGGTCTACGACATCGAGAAAAATACCTGGTGCCGCAAGAGAGATCTGCCCTTTGACCAAGCCACAAGCCCGTATATCAAGGCCATGCTGCTGCAAGGCAAGCTGCACTTGTTTGTACGAGCCACACAGGTGATGGTGGAGGAGCACGTGTTTCGCACCAGCCGTAAGAACTCTCTTTATCAGTACGATGATGAGGCAGATGTTTGGACCAAAGTCTATGAAACACCTGACCGCCTCTGGGATTTGGGTCGCCATTTTGAATGTGTGGTGGCCAAACTTTACCCACAGTGTCTACAGAAAGTGCTTTGA